From the Xenopus laevis strain J_2021 chromosome 7L, Xenopus_laevis_v10.1, whole genome shotgun sequence genome, the window atatagtgtaatatttttggaaatatttgttttacaCCAGATGCTTAtgtgcaaaagattttttttatatatatattttgttgtgtttgttccccttttttttccaaaaattgcttTTGTTTTAGTCCTCCATTTCGGGGGCTGTgcctaatatttaattttcaacatGCATGTGCGTCTTCCACCaaaaaatggttaaagtgcctacttacaagacattTATTATTTCAACAATGTATAGTAGTGTTTTCCTTTTCCCTTTACGACAAATTTCTGTGCCTTTCACCAAACAGcggctaaagtgcctacttacaagaccttaGTATGTGGCTCGCATGTAGTATTATTTTACGACTCCTTCTCAGTTCCTCCAATCGATCCCACATGGAATAGAGACGTATATTGTGCAAcacgttttaataaatatttaaaaactttcataaaaaaatttttacactcACATTTTGATCAAGTTTCACAATCATTTCTAAAAAGTCCGCTGTCCTTTGCAGGTTGCCCAGGTCTTTCTGGGGTAGGAATAAAAAAGCTGGCTTTTCCTATCCCTCGTGGTTGCGCTCCTGCTGGTCAGCGTCCTGTCCCctactgcctgacgcgtttcgctggtccaatcagcttcctcagaggcatggggATATCCATCGCATAATTTCCTTAAAAAGCCACTCCTGGCTGGTTGCCTTGGTTACCATTCTACTTCCGACCGCTGTGCGTCCAAACCTCTCTCCGGTGTCTCTTCATGGTTCGTTTCTATGTCAAAGTTTTTCTGGGCAACCGCTACTTTGTCTACATATACAGTCTCTACTATCACATCCTATCGTCTACACGGTACTTTCTAAATCCTACTTTTATCTATAGGTATATCTAGTTCTCTCACCTTCCTAGTTTTTTCTTTAGCGCTATTCCCTTAGAATTCTGCTTACATGATGTGCCTTGACTTATACTtactattattattctgtttGAGCAATCCCTTACGTTTATAGGttctaatttgttttttgtttattatccATTTGATTCAAGGTGCTATTATCTCCGTGTTCCCCTGATTTTATCctctcaattttattttttgtgtttacgtgtttttcttttcattatttccATTAAGTTATTTCTTCTTTACTATTTCAGgtgtttgattttttattttttattcactcTTTCCCTAGTGGTGTATcaatcaattattattttttactattttttagctattttttgcattttttttctcttttagctTCTGTGCTTTCTACATGTGTCCCCGTATTAAAGTGAAATATTAAAGAATTTAAGTACTGAATCCATGTGTTCTTTTTTGTGAATGAAAATCTCTCTCTATGAATTTTAGTTACTTATCGTGTGTCAATGAAATTACTTTGATTACAAAAAGGCCCGCAAATTCATATCCAAGTTTAATCCTTGGGGTTTTAAGGTCTACATATCAAATATCCATTTACTTTCCTCTTGTAACGTTCTTTTAACACATGGATTCAGTACTTAAATTCTTTAATATTTCACTTTAATACGGGGACACATGTAGAAAGCACAGAagctaaaagagaaaaaaaatgctaaaaaatagtaaaaaataataattgattgATACACCACTAGGGAAAgagtgaataaaaaataaaaaatcaaacacCTGAAATAGTGAAGAAGAAATAACTTAATggaaataatgaaaagaaaaacacgtaaacacaaaaaataaaattgagagGATAAAATCAGGGGAACACGGAGATAATAGCACCTTGAATCAAATGGataataaacaaaaaactaaTTAGAACCTATAAACGTAAGGGATTGCTCaaacagaataataatagtaAGTATAAGTCAAGGCACATCATGTAAGCAGAATTCTAAGGGAATAGCGCTAAAGAAAAAACTAGGAAGGTGAGAGAACTAGATATACCTATAGATAAAAGTAGGATTTAGAAAGTACCGTGTAGACGATAGGATGTGATAGTAGAGACTGTATATGTAGACAAAGTAGCGGTTGCCCAGAAAAACTTTGACATAGAAACGAACCATGAAGAGACACCGGAGAGAGGTTTGGACCGCATGTGGAACGCACAGCGGTCGGAAGTAGAATGGTAACCAAGGCAACCAGCCGAGGAGTGGCTTTTTAAGGAAATTATGCGATGGATATccccatgcctctgaggaagctgattggaccagcgaaacgcgtcaggcagtagGGGACAGGACGCTGACCAGCAGGAGCGCAACCACGAGGGATAGGAAAAGCCGGCTTTTTTATTCCTACCCCGGAAAGACCTGGGCAACCTGCAAAGGACAGCGGACTTTTTAGAAATGCTTGTGAAACTTGATCAAAATGTgagtgtaaaaatttttttatgaaagtttttaaatatttattaaaacgtatTGCACAATATACGTCTCTATTCCATGTGGGATCGATTGGAGGAACTGAGAAGGAGTCGTAAAATAATACTACATGCAAGCCACATACtaaggtcttgtaagtaggcactttagccgCTGTTTGGTGAAAGGCACAGAAATTTGTCGTAAAGGGAAAAGGAAAACACTACTATACATTGTTGAAATAATAaatgtcttgtaagtaggcactttaaccatttgttgGTGGAAGACGCACATGCatgttgaaaattaaatattaggcACAGCCCCCAAAATGGAGGACTAAAACAAaaggaatttttggaaaaaaaaggggaacaaacacaacaaaatatatatataaaaaaatcttttgcacaTAAGCATCTGGTGTAAAAcgaatatttccaaaaatattacactatatgtCGATTTTCCGCTTTTGTTAGCTTCTTCTTCTTTCTACTTTTGCAATTGTGGatatacaattaaaatttttatttgaaaacacaAACACTAAGGTATTCATATGGTATGCGTAAGCATCTGTGAACAGGTttcaacttttttctttaaattttagcTTAGTCTCATTTCTTTCCTCAATCCTTGGGGTGTGCGGTTTTTAAGACTATATAGCCTTTTTAACATCAGTGTCTGGCAAGGTTAAAATTGAGACTGCATCCCCTTGGTTCCTGCCTATTACAACTTTTTGGTATCCCCACGGCTTAGATAATCTAAGTGGTTACTCTTTGTGGATATCTCTATcatctttttatttcactttccaATCTTACATTTTAATCAAGGTGATACTAGAAAATATCAACTTTACAGAAACCTTTTTCACTAACATCTTTTTAGtttcaaacaattttttattGACAAAGGACAAATATCATTCATACATAGCGTACACATTGAAAGATGGTACATTGCCCAAAATCAGTTATTATGGGTGGCAGTTAACAACATAGCCATAACaaagaacaaacaaataaaaacaaatataaaagaaaaagaaaaaaaggatgatGCAAAGCTGTAGGGATGGAGCATAAAACTCCCAAAACCTCGAACAGATATCAAGTGTCAAAAACCAAATATCAAGTACCAAATACCAGATACCAGAAACCAGATACCAAATACCGACCTTAGAGTTGTGGGAATaatcatacaaaaaaagaaaaaaacattgcaaataaaTAGCAGATTTTATCTGTTCAATAGCTAATTATGAAAATCAGAGCTGTCTGAATAAGTACTATTGATCCAAGGTAGCCATTTATCATTATACTTGGATAAAGATTGTTTGTTCTTTGCAATATAATATTCCATCCTGCTAGTATCATTCATTATATTGAGAAACTCTTTGGTATCTGGGGTTTGTGGTGATTTCCAATGTCTCGCGATTACTAGCCTGGCCACTGATAGTATATGCGTAGTCAAAAGTTTACGTTTCCAAGGGATAAGGTCCATATCCATATTCAGGAGAGCTAGTTTAGGAGAAGGATTTATCGAAACACCCAAAGTATGTGagcaaatatgaaaaatgaaCTGCCAAAATAGTAAAATTTTTGAACAATCCCACCATATATGAGAGAAAGAACCCACACAACCGCACTGTCGCCAACAAAGATTCGTAGTGGTAGAAGGATAAATTGTAAATAACTTAGTCGGAACCATATGCCATCTGTACATCACCTTAATACTTGTTTCAAGGATTCGAACAGATGGTGTTGTGGAAGTAAGTAAGAGAAAGGCATTGTTCCAATCTATGGGATCAATTGGGGATTTCAATTCCAGCTCCCATTTTAGTTGATGAGAATCTGAGGGCAAAGAAGCACAATCTAACAACGTCAAATAATATTTCGAGATCCTAGACTGCTGAATAACCAAATTGGTGAGTTTAGATTGAACTGAAGACATCTGTTTAATTTTATCAATCGCAAAAGATTTCAGAAAGCTAGAGAACTGTAAATACAAAAAGAATGAATGTTGCGGCATGTTATATTTTGATTGCAGTTGGCTAAATGACATAAAAGTTGTCAACtgaaaaaaatcctcaaatttcGTGAGTCCTACTCTAAGCCAAGGAATAAAATTGGAGTGTGGAAGGGCATATCGAAATGTTACTAAAGAATGCAATGGGTGCAGGCCCAAGGTTAAGTTGTCACTAAATTGAAATGAGTCCCAAACTCTAAAAGTAGTATTGGTCGTTGGGAAAGATTTCAAACGGTTTGACCTCAATCTAGGATGGGACCAAATTAGGTCACCTATATGGCCAAAGGAGCAAGCAGAAATTTCCAATTCTTGTTGAACCCATTGAGGGGGGTTATTGGAGTCCAAAAATCTTTGCAGAAAGTTCAAATGCGTAGCCTGGTAGTATGCTTTAAGCTGAGGGAAACCTAGACCACCCTTTGATTTATGTTTTGACAAAACTTTGACTGATGTCCGTGGCCTAGATTTTTTCCAGACAAATTTCAGTAATAGAGCTTGcatagcagaaaaaaaagtacGAGGTAAAGGAATAGGAGTCGTTCTAAATAGATAAAGGATTTTCGGGAACAAGTGACTTTTAATTGCAGCAACTCTTCCCAGCCAggaaatatccttataaaccCAATCTTGTATGATTTTGTAAAAGTTAGCGATGAGAGGTGCAAAATTCAATTTATACAGATCTTTGACTGACATTGCCAAGTTAATACCAAGGTATTTTATTGAAGCTTGTTGCCACTCAAACGCATAATGTTGCTTTAGGCAAAAGAGACACGAGCCGTCTAACCAGATAAGGAGGGCTTCCGTTTTATTGGTATTGATTTTGTAATACGAAACTCGTGAGAACTTAGAGAGAGATTCAAATAGTGCTGGTAATGAGCTAATAGGGTCTGAGAGAGATAGAATAACATCGTCTGCAAACAAGGATAGTTTGTATTCCTGCTGACCTATGTTATAACCTTTAATCAGGGGATTGGATCTAATCATTTCAGCCAAAGGTTCCATTAAAAGCGCAAAAATTGTCGGCGATAAAGGACAACCCTGTCTGGTCCCATTAGTAAGCTTGAAATAAGGGGAATAGTAGCCACTTGCACAAATCCTAGCTGTAGGGTTCTTATATAATGTTAGAATATTGTTTAGAGAGGGgcctaaaaatccaaatttcaggAGGACATCTTTCAAAAAAGGCCAGGCAaccctatcaaaagccttttctGTGTCCAATGAAAGTAATAGACAAGGGCGTTTATACAAGTTGGCATGAAGGGCAATATTAATTAACTTTCTGGTGTTATCCGGAGCTTATCTACCAGCTACAAAGCCCACTTGATCAGACTTGACTAAATCTTTGATGATGGGGTTGAGTCTGATTGCGAGAATCTTAGCATAGATTTTAATATCCGAATTCAATAACGATATGGGACGGTAATTTGCCACCCTACTCGGATCCTTCCCTGGCTTTGGTATGGTGGTAATAGTGGCTTGGAACAATTCTTCTCTTTGAGTATCAAGGTTAGAGAAGTTATTAAAAAGGGAGCCTAAAATTGGAGTGATACTCTGTGCCATGGCTTTATAAAAATTATTGGAGAATCCATCCGGACCCGGCGCTTTATTGAGTTTCAGGGTTTTAATTGTATCTAAAATCTCCGTGTCTGAGATAGGTTGGTTTAGTAGATCAGGTGACCCTCAGATAATTTTGGTAAGTTCAGTGAAGCAAGAAATTGTTCTCTCTCGAGTGCAGTAGGGTGAGAACTACCCTCGTCGGAATCAAGATTATATAGTTTAGAATAGAATGATCCAAATTCACATGCTATTTGATTAGGGTTCGTGAGAATCTTGCCCTCCGCAGTCTTAATTTGGAAGATTCTAGTTTTGGCTTTAGCCTCTTTCAGTTTGTTTGACAACAATCTTCCTGCCTTGTTGCCTTGAGCATAGTATTTTTGTTTCATCCGATCACATTGAAATAATATCTTTTCCATATGGATGGAgttaatttgatttttcaaagctgTTACCTTTTGGGAGCATTCCTCGGTTGGAGTCAATTTCAGCATATCCATTGCACTAACTAATTGGAGATTCAAATCTAGTAACGTTTTAGTCCTGATTCTATGTAGCTTAGATGTTAAAGCTATAATATGGCCTCTAAGGAACGCTTTATAAGTACACCACAGTGTGTCTGGTTGTATTTCTGGTGTTGTATTAAGCGTCCTAAATTCGTTAGTGAGATTTGAAAAAAGGTCAAGATGTTCCTGCTTAGCTAGAATAGTATTGTTTAATTTCCAAGAGGGTATCGGTGAGGGGGTAGAGGATATTCCGATTAACATACCAACCGGGGAATGGTCCGTCCAGGCAACAACTCCAATGTATACTTTCTTAACCAACTGCAACAAATGCTTATCTAATAAAATTAGATCAATTCGTGAATGAGACAAATGGGCAGGTGAAAAATAAGTATAGTCACGTTCGGCCGGGTGCCATGCTCGCCATGCATCATACAAATCATGCCTTTTCAGTGAGTGTTGAAAGGTGTTAGACATATTACTAGCAGTACGCATTGAAATTCCAGAAAGTATAGGTGatttatctatatactgtatggatCGATTACCATATTGAAGTCTCCAGCTACAATACAATGTCGGGAATCAGGCAAATTTGCTGACATACGGGTTAAGACCTTATTCACAAATTTCGCTTGATGAGCATTTGGTGCATATAAGTTGACTATAGTATAGCGTTTAGCGGAAACCTCAAACCGTAGAATAATATATCGGCCATGGTTATCCGTTATATGGTCTATAAATTTAATCTGCAAAGTGTTTCTGAATAGAATAGCAACCCCGTTTTTTTTAACCGGTGCATTAGCATAGTAAACTTGGCTATAACAAGGATTTTCCAATGAAGGATGAGAGTCTGTCTTAAAGTGGGTTTCCTGTAGGCATAGGACATCAATTTTAGTCTCTTTGGCCCACTCCAAGACAGACCTCCATTTAGCCGGGGaatttaaacctttaacattAACTGAAACCACATGTAAATGCATGATTATCCAGAAAATTATAAACCGTTAGTTGCATAAAACAAAGAAATCTGTAAGTATTGGTAAATCCACACGTCATTAAGGTCGGTATCTGGGTACATATACATCACATAAATGTTCACATTAGTAAGTTGAAGCAtcagccaagaaaaaaaaaacaaactggaaaataaaacagaagaaacaaaaaaataaaggtataGTAGAAAACAGAGAAAACCAAATTTAAAGATCAAAAATACCCATAGACAGCACAAAGGGCTTGCCCGGGTGTTATATGCAATAAAACCTATACTGCATCTATTAGCTGCACAATCCAGCCAGTGTGGAGAATAGGTTGGGTTAGAAAAAAAGGAACATCCAACCATGGCATAACCAGCTGAGAAGGCCATAGGCACATTTAAAGAAGATGGACTTAAGGAACTGGCATTAGGATGCCATATCAAGGCAAGTAATTTAAGAGAGCAGGAGTCTCCCAGATTATGTGGTGTCGTCTCTTTGAGCTTGTTTGCCCTTCCGTGGGGATACTGTTGACCAGTCCAAAGCtcgttttttcagaattttagacTCTGACGTGTCCATTGGTTTTTCCACCACCCCCCAATTTGTCAGCGCCAACATAGCTTCTTTGGGAGTCAGAAAGGAAAATTGGGTGCCATTCCGAGTAAGAAGGAGTCGTACCGGAAAGCCCCATCGATATGGGATCCCTTGTTGTCGTAAAATTTCCGTGGTAGAGGCAAATTCTTTCCTGCGGAGTAATGTATGAGATGAGAGATCTGCATAAACATGTATATCTTTATATTGATCCATAATCGGAGCAGCTGCCCGAAATGCTTGGAGAAGTAACTCCTTGGTTGAGAAAAAATGGATCCGCACGATAACATCACGTGGTTTGTCCATTGCTAGAGCTTTCGGTTTTGGAATCCTGTGAATTCTATCCACTTCCAGCTTAGTAGAATCCAATTGGGGTAAAAGGTTTGTCAACAGCGTATGGAAGTACCCACCTAGGTCCCCCTGGGTTACCGACTCGGGGATCCCCCTTACGCGGATATTATTACGGCGAGACCGATCTTCCAAATCCGCCATCTTGTCTCTTAAAGCCGTGGTCTGTTTATTGACCAATTCTAAACACTCTGTATATTGGTTTTGTGTTTGGCGGAGCTCATCTAATCCACTCTCTAAGCTATCAACCCTATTGCCAATTTGGTGGACATCCACACGTAAAGTGCTAATCTCTTCCTTTAGATATGAGTGTAGAGAAAGTCTAAGCTCATCCAACAATGATTTAAGGATGCTCACCGTGACGGGAAGAGAATCCGGGCCAGTTGAGTCCTCATCATGGCTAGGGGTGAGGGCCTTGCTCACACGCTCCGCCATATCCGGACGTACTGCGTCACAAGTTGTTTTCAGCGGCGGTAACTTTGCTTTAGAAAGAAAGGCATCTAGGTCCGTTTGTGGATTCTTTTTAGTGCTCTTCGCCATCCTGGCACACTGAACACCCTCCAGAGAAATGTAGCTGTTGATAAAACTGCTTGTAGCCGCTTTAAAGCCAGTTCCGACCTCGGAGCTCCTCAGCACACGCCCGCACGCATCAACGTCCAAACCACGCcttcactaacatcttttaatcAATTCatcacagtgttggactgggacaccaggggcccaccaaaaacccttagaccaggggcccactcaaaaacctttagaccaggggcccactctaaatattattttcttccattcctcactcaacctctattctgctgttctcttttatttacatactataacctattgttccatctatttagcctctttattctcatagaaataatcAATGACCACGGAATAGGCCAattgtttagaagcaagaggcccacagacatctgggcccaccgggagttttcctggtatcctggtgggccagtccgacactgattcatCACCAGCACTCACACTTTATTTAAGTTATTGAATGAATTAACAACGAGTCACTTTGATCACATTGTTAGAGTAATTATTAATCTTGgcaaatgtttaaatgtaaacaagTAAAAGCACTTTATAGTGAGGCATTGATCACTTTTTAATAGTTGATGAATTTAGGCATCTGATTATGTGTATATAAGAATTTGGAATGTTTCTATTGTTTGACTATATATCTTTAAAGAGATTTCTTTTTCTCAGCTGAACTAAAAAATATAGGGTGGTGTGCGACAGTTCAGTTCAGCTACACCTCTGGTGGGTGAATGGCCTTAGGGGtactttttttcttgaataaaacTTTTGTAGAGGGAAtagacaatttttaaaaaaaaattattaaaatctaGTGTAACTGCAAAAAGAAGGTTGTCTTTTCTATCTTTCTTTATTTGATCATCCAATTACATGCTCAATGGTTACAGAATCTCCGGGTTATTTTACATCTGGTATAAAAGGCTTCAAgtttctttttccctttccttATTTATATTCTTCTAAGGGCTGTCCAAGATCTTATTATAGGCCTTTTTATATGGGATAGTGGAAGCAGAGTATGCTAACAATGATTTTACTGGCAGAGTTGtgacactgtataaatataatgtcTGGGTTAAACAATACTCATCTAATTTTTGCAGTGGCCTTATTGGCATGtatggggttaatgcaatgctctaaatGCTTTTTCTACAGTGATCTTATGAACAGTGCATTTTTTAAGGCTCCAAGTATCACATTTACTGTcggattcatatttttttaagatgGCCCTATCTATTTAACTGTACAGATTGCACAAACAATATGTTAGATGTACCATGGGAAAACTTATGGACAGAATAATGAAGTACATCAATGTCAGAAAGTACAGTCACCAACAGGCAAATATGTACCTAAAAAAGTAAATGTTATGTGATTATTGCACAAATGAAAAGCACTTAATATTTACATGGACATATGTGTATTCCTTATGGTTTGAGTTTCAAGTGATTCTGATTTGGCCCCTTCAAATCTTAACTGGGTTGGTAGATATTTTAAAAGGTAACATGCtaatatatttgttgtttttgtctttttttccctttaaatagctgTCACGAGACCTTGCCACGAGAGGACATGGGAATAGGGCAGGAATTACACAATACAACTCCTTTAGGAATTGCAGCTCTTTATTGAAGCATGACAACTTCAACATCACAGATTTTCCTCAAAGTCTAGATGGTAGCCAGCCAGGATTAAGTAATTCTGCTTGTGGATGATGCCAGGGTTGGGCACTGTTATTGCTGGTTACAGGAGCATGTGGATACAGCTGTGATGGCTTACAGCTGAGTAGTCTCTGTGGTCCTCCATGTATGTAAAAAGACAAATTGGAAttcttaacagccacctttgtaaGCCAGAAAGAGAACAGCCCTGTCATAAATGCAGAGCAGAATTTGATTCTTTCTACCAACCATAAAAGCAGCGTTCAATAGGGGCCAATCACACGATAGGCCAGGGGGCCATTATTGGGACCGATCCAACCATGAATTGTAATGGTGCCAATCACAGCTAATACTGTTTGgccaatggggtgccatttggtgaGCATGCCCAATTTAGTCTGAATGTAGGGTAAAGACAGTACACAGCTCTTACAGATGGTCTAGGGGTCATGTGTGTCATATGTGTATTGAGTTATATATGGTTCTGGTTTATTTGCCCTCATAGTAGGGGTCACTTACTAAAGAATGCGGGTCTGGCTATACAACATCAAAACCATATAGGGAAAGGAGCAAAGGTTATCATACGCATACCATTTGTTGAGTTATGAGAAACTAAGCAATAACATAATAGATGACATTTTTTCCCTCCAGAAAAGTTTGTTTTATCACAATGGCTGTCTGTACACCATATATGCCTGTTGTAATAAGGTCCTGAATCATGTCAGgcaccttattttctgcttactgTAGACTGTACAATTTTAATGTGGAcagataaagggggttatttatcaaagtctgattttatctcaacattttcttctacaaacGCCAATCAAATCcgtttgggttttttacgcttatttattatcacattttcccaaaaatttgctttgcgggaaaaaaaatcagattttcattttttagatttttcacacGACAACTCAGATTTCATCTGAAAACCATCACGAAACCCAGCCcacatcaaaaaatgtattgggacttcttccattgacttatatggaaccttgacaggtctgagatgccggattttctgatttggacttttccatcctctgcgTTTAATATATTTCGgaaaaaaatagtgattttttaaaagtatgattttataaaagaaaataacaattttttcgggatttttgcattagcAGTTTATTAAgtaacccccaaagtgttttaaaaattaactacaacaaaaaaatattttatagtctGTGATCCATTCTTTTAGTTTGAACATAGACATTCTATTGTAcaaccaaacaaaaaaataacaaaaacaatatttgaGGAAAGCACATTTAATAAGTTCATGTTGAACACAGCATATTGCCCcatttatttaaccagttttgAAGTATAGGAAATGTAAAGAGAACATAACCCTCTCTAAAGTGGACTGTTTTGTAATTATAGCTCCCCAACCTAGACCTAATTAATTATCAATGATATTTCCAATGAAAATCACCTCTACTAGTTCTACTAGTTCTACAGCAGTTATCTCATTGTTGTCTAacgtaatttttttcttttatcaaacATTAAAATAGTAAGACATATCTTTGTTGAGGGGCTGTTTAATTCTTTAGGTGACAACTGCATGACTCAAAGAGAGAGTTAAATaggaaacaaaatgttttcttatttaataGAGTTCAGAATAGGTATTTTTATATGACtgaatgtttaaataaaccaGCCTTAGTAGAGAGCAGAtatgctgtatattatatactatcCTCTCCAACCTAAATATCTTGCAGTTTGCGTGCAAGAATGAATATGTCTGAGTCATTATCAGAGATATTGTACTGCTGTTTGTCTCTGTTAATGGCCTGAACCTCCAGGTCTATTATTGCAAAGCCGGCATCAGTTATAGCATTTCTCATGAATTCCTCAGTTAAGGTTACACAAGAAAACCTTGtgcctcctaagaagtagtaggtaccGTTAAGAAGCTCATCAATTATTAAATGCCCTCCCACTTTTAGCAAAGATGAAATGTTCTTAAGGGCATCACAAAAACTATCCAGATCACGGACACATTCCAAGCACCCAATGGCCATTACACAGTCAACTCTGGGCAGCACCAGAGGTTCCACAGGATTGCTTTTATTTATATCACATTTAATTATCTTTGTCACCgtctttttcagtttttctctcttctcttccACTGTTGTACTGAAAAAGTAAATTTAACTGGTTAGTGTTATGTTCTGTAATTACAAAGCTGCTTTGCAACTTGCTTTTACCTGTAGTTAATATAACTGCTGATATGAATCATAAGATCTCATTGAGCTTCTTTGCAAACAAGGAGCAAACATTTGCTTAAACTACCCCATAGCAATCATTGAAGCCAATCAGGCCTTTACTTTAATCAACCCAACTA encodes:
- the LOC108697006 gene encoding indolethylamine N-methyltransferase isoform X2; its protein translation is MCGVKGETLIDIGQGPTIYQDLSACESFKEIIGAEYTERNREYYKKTLRNEPGIFDWTTVIQTVCDLEGKGTTVEEKREKLKKTVTKIIKCDINKSNPVEPLVLPRVDCVMAIGCLECVRDLDSFCDALKNISSLLKVGGHLIIDELLNGTYYFLGGTRFSCVTLTEEFMRNAITDAGFAIIDLEVQAINRDKQQYNISDNDSDIFILARKLQDI
- the LOC108697006 gene encoding indolethylamine N-methyltransferase isoform X1; this translates as MDTELTGKDIYEEKFNPQTYLDTFYNPNSGVLVREGLMQFTLRKLHETFTVRGVKGETLIDIGQGPTIYQDLSACESFKEIIGAEYTERNREYYKKTLRNEPGIFDWTTVIQTVCDLEGKGTTVEEKREKLKKTVTKIIKCDINKSNPVEPLVLPRVDCVMAIGCLECVRDLDSFCDALKNISSLLKVGGHLIIDELLNGTYYFLGGTRFSCVTLTEEFMRNAITDAGFAIIDLEVQAINRDKQQYNISDNDSDIFILARKLQDI